The following are encoded in a window of Pseudomonas multiresinivorans genomic DNA:
- a CDS encoding aromatic ring-hydroxylating oxygenase subunit alpha: MTDFERLPADFCSDHERAYTIPANFYTSDAVFEHEKEKIFAHSWICLGHRSEVAEKNAYIVREVIGESIIVVRGRDDVLRAFYNVCPHRGHQLLEGTGGIAKNVIACPYHAWTFKLDGELTHVRNCDQVEAFDKGDYSLVQLRVEEYAGFIFINMGADAGSVEEQLPGLEAKMRGACAVIDDLHLAARFVSATPANWKSIVDNYMECYHCGPAHPSFADSVDVGQYGHTLHGNWTLQYGIAKSSEQSFKVDESVSDPSFSGFWAWPCTMFNVPPGANFMTVIYEFPVDAETTLQHYDIYFLNKDITEEQQKLIDWYREVFRPEDLRLVESVQKGLKSRGYRGQGRIMVDKQRTGISEHGIAHFHNLIAVSHLD, encoded by the coding sequence ATGACCGACTTCGAACGCCTGCCCGCCGACTTCTGCAGCGACCACGAGCGCGCCTACACCATTCCGGCAAACTTCTACACCAGCGATGCCGTATTCGAGCACGAGAAGGAAAAGATCTTCGCCCACAGCTGGATCTGCCTGGGCCATCGCAGTGAAGTGGCCGAGAAGAATGCCTACATCGTCCGCGAGGTGATCGGCGAGAGCATCATCGTCGTGCGCGGCCGCGACGACGTGCTGCGCGCCTTCTACAACGTCTGCCCGCACCGTGGTCACCAACTGCTCGAAGGCACCGGCGGCATCGCCAAGAACGTCATTGCCTGCCCCTACCACGCCTGGACCTTCAAGCTCGACGGCGAACTGACCCACGTTCGCAACTGCGACCAGGTCGAGGCCTTCGACAAGGGCGATTACAGCCTGGTGCAGCTGCGCGTAGAGGAGTACGCCGGTTTCATCTTCATCAACATGGGCGCCGATGCCGGCAGCGTGGAAGAGCAGCTGCCCGGCCTGGAAGCCAAGATGCGCGGCGCCTGCGCGGTGATCGATGACCTGCACCTGGCCGCTCGTTTCGTCAGCGCAACCCCGGCGAACTGGAAATCCATCGTCGACAACTACATGGAGTGCTACCACTGCGGCCCGGCGCACCCGAGCTTTGCCGACTCCGTGGACGTCGGCCAGTACGGTCACACCCTGCACGGCAACTGGACCCTGCAGTACGGCATCGCCAAGTCCTCGGAGCAGTCGTTCAAGGTCGACGAGTCGGTGAGCGATCCGTCCTTCTCCGGCTTCTGGGCCTGGCCGTGCACCATGTTCAACGTGCCGCCGGGCGCCAACTTCATGACCGTGATCTACGAGTTCCCGGTCGACGCCGAAACCACGCTGCAGCACTACGACATCTACTTCCTCAACAAGGACATCACCGAGGAGCAGCAGAAGCTCATCGACTGGTACCGCGAAGTGTTCCGCCCGGAAGACCTGCGCCTGGTGGAAAGCGTGCAGAAGGGTCTGAAGTCCCGCGGCTACCGCGGCCAGGGCCGGATCATGGTGGACAAGCAGCGCACCGGTATCAGCGAGCACGGCATTGCCCACTTCCACAACCTGATCGCCGTGTCGCACCTGGACTGA
- a CDS encoding LysR substrate-binding domain-containing protein yields MNKLPNLDDLRVFIQVVRRSSFAAAASELGMSAAFVSKRIRLLEDDLGVRLLHRTTRRVSVSEDGERIYQWALRILDAVQRMGDDVSALHREPSGLLRIASSLGLGRRFVAPALSELATRHPQLDIRLDVQDRLVDLIGEGFDLDVRVGNDIDPNLIARPLARNRRVLCAAPSYLERSGTPRTLAELAGHDCLVIKERDHPFGVWHLQGPEGEESVKVTGPLSSNHGEVVHQWCIDGRGILLRSWWDVHDSLEDGRLVQVLPEYQQPADIWAVYAAPLASSAKVRVAVEFLRQYFAERYSLPAP; encoded by the coding sequence GTGAATAAACTTCCCAATCTTGACGACCTCCGCGTCTTCATCCAGGTGGTTCGGCGCTCCAGCTTCGCTGCCGCCGCCAGCGAACTGGGCATGTCCGCCGCCTTCGTCAGCAAGCGAATCCGCTTGCTCGAAGATGACCTCGGCGTGCGCCTGCTGCACCGCACCACGCGGCGGGTCTCGGTGAGCGAAGACGGTGAGCGCATCTATCAATGGGCGCTGCGCATCCTCGATGCCGTGCAGCGCATGGGCGATGACGTCAGCGCCCTGCACCGCGAGCCCAGCGGCCTGCTGCGTATCGCCAGCAGCCTCGGGCTGGGCCGGCGCTTCGTCGCCCCGGCCTTGTCGGAACTCGCCACGCGGCACCCGCAGCTGGATATCCGGCTGGATGTACAGGACCGCCTGGTGGACCTGATAGGCGAAGGTTTCGATCTGGACGTGCGGGTGGGCAACGACATCGACCCCAACCTCATCGCCCGCCCATTGGCCAGGAACCGTCGGGTTCTCTGTGCCGCACCCAGCTACCTGGAGCGCAGCGGAACGCCGCGCACGCTCGCGGAACTGGCCGGGCACGATTGCCTGGTGATCAAGGAGCGCGACCATCCCTTCGGCGTCTGGCACCTGCAGGGACCGGAAGGCGAGGAAAGCGTGAAGGTTACCGGGCCACTGTCGTCCAACCACGGCGAGGTGGTGCACCAGTGGTGCATTGATGGGCGCGGCATCCTGCTGCGCTCCTGGTGGGACGTGCACGACAGCCTGGAGGATGGCCGCCTGGTGCAGGTGCTGCCTGAATACCAGCAGCCGGCGGACATCTGGGCCGTCTATGCCGCCCCACTGGCCAGCTCGGCCAAGGTGCGGGTGGCGGTGGAGTTCCTGCGGCAGTATTTCGCCGAGCGCTACAGCTTGCCCGCCCCCTGA
- a CDS encoding helix-turn-helix domain-containing protein, with the protein MMENSFAFRLKELLEHHKLTLQAVGSALGISRTAVHKWTKGGEIDYDNLRRLADFLKVNWLWLRYGEEALRSVQDAEPIELPMTDLRRRYTAEIMESETRMKLAQEGARIVTWEWNLISDEVTYSPNVEAVYGWHVSSNQTFWSHLPAEDVATVQAMYERAAAEGKGCECDFRILQPDGSLRWIASRATVVNDAVGRPLKMVGISMDNTERMATEERLRNSEERFRAIFELTWGALAYIGLDGGWQRVNGSLCELLGYRPEELYTMTFQGITHPDDLATNLELLRQLLAGHFDRYVVEKRLRRRDGDYVWVRVRTSLQRRAQDGVPDHLISVFEDIRAERAERDRLQARISELEAQLAMRA; encoded by the coding sequence ATGATGGAAAACAGCTTCGCCTTCCGTCTCAAGGAATTGCTCGAACACCACAAGCTGACGCTGCAGGCAGTGGGTTCGGCCCTGGGTATTTCGCGTACGGCGGTGCACAAGTGGACCAAGGGCGGCGAGATCGACTACGACAACCTGCGTCGGCTGGCAGACTTTCTCAAGGTCAATTGGCTCTGGCTGCGCTACGGCGAGGAAGCCCTGCGCAGCGTGCAGGATGCCGAGCCGATCGAGCTGCCGATGACCGACCTGCGCCGCCGCTACACCGCCGAGATCATGGAGAGCGAGACGCGCATGAAGCTGGCCCAGGAGGGCGCGCGGATCGTCACCTGGGAGTGGAACCTGATCAGCGATGAAGTGACCTATTCGCCGAACGTCGAGGCGGTCTACGGCTGGCATGTCAGCTCCAACCAGACCTTCTGGAGCCATCTCCCGGCGGAGGACGTGGCCACCGTGCAGGCGATGTATGAGCGCGCCGCTGCCGAGGGCAAGGGCTGCGAGTGCGATTTCCGCATCCTCCAGCCCGACGGCAGCCTGCGCTGGATCGCCTCGCGCGCCACGGTGGTCAACGATGCCGTCGGCCGACCACTGAAGATGGTTGGCATCAGCATGGACAACACCGAGCGCATGGCCACCGAGGAACGACTGCGCAATAGCGAGGAGCGTTTCCGGGCGATCTTCGAACTGACCTGGGGCGCACTGGCCTACATCGGGCTGGACGGTGGCTGGCAGCGGGTGAACGGCAGCCTCTGCGAGCTGCTCGGCTATCGCCCCGAAGAGCTCTACACCATGACTTTCCAGGGCATTACCCACCCCGACGACCTGGCGACCAACCTGGAGCTTCTGCGCCAATTGCTGGCCGGCCACTTCGATCGCTACGTGGTGGAGAAGCGCTTGCGCCGCCGCGACGGCGACTATGTCTGGGTGCGCGTGCGCACCTCGCTGCAGCGTCGCGCCCAGGACGGGGTGCCCGATCACCTCATCAGCGTGTTCGAGGACATCCGCGCCGAACGCGCCGAGCGTGATCGCCTGCAGGCGCGAATCAGCGAATTGGAAGCTCAGTTGGCGATGCGCGCCTGA
- a CDS encoding BCCT family transporter: MSPLMPRKTQKVDVFLISMSLVAVLLTVIGLAAFPAQAEQAANQLFEIATRTFGTAVQLLIFGSSLAVLYIACSKYGHIRFGSGKPEYSTATWVFMFICAGMGSSTLYWGVMEWAYYYQTPGLNIVPQSREALEYSVGYSFFHWGISAWSIYALASLAMAYHFHVRKKSGLNLASIVEAVTGFKATGPVGRLVDLIFLLTMMGALTVSLALTASTLTRGLSGLVGTPDTFTVQVLVIGVIAVLFSLSSYIGIDGGLQKLSKIVCYGALVFAAVVLLVGPTQFTINNTANGIGLMIQNYVHMSLFTDPAGDGAFTRNWTVFYWLWWVSYAPGVAMFVTRVSRGRQMREVVFALLLGGSFGCWFFFGALESYSMHQFITGAVDVPKILTEQGGESAVEALLLALPWGKLFLAVYLFIMAVFCASHMDAAAYAVAATSTRNLQEGDDPTPTHRLFWAITLTLVPLAMLFAKASLSTMKTAVVLTAIPFTLILLVKVYGFFKWMLADYGSMPAYRIEEEAAAMALAGEAVVEPPIVAKPLREVALAQ; this comes from the coding sequence ATGTCCCCCTTGATGCCCCGCAAGACCCAGAAGGTCGATGTATTCCTGATATCCATGAGCCTGGTCGCGGTGCTCCTGACCGTGATCGGGCTCGCTGCGTTTCCGGCCCAGGCCGAGCAAGCCGCGAACCAACTGTTCGAAATTGCCACCCGTACCTTCGGCACCGCCGTGCAACTGCTGATCTTCGGCAGCTCCCTGGCCGTGCTCTACATCGCCTGCAGCAAGTACGGCCACATCCGCTTCGGTAGCGGCAAACCGGAATACTCCACGGCTACCTGGGTCTTCATGTTCATCTGCGCCGGCATGGGGTCCTCCACTCTCTACTGGGGCGTGATGGAGTGGGCGTACTACTACCAGACGCCGGGCCTGAACATCGTTCCGCAGTCCCGCGAGGCACTGGAGTACAGCGTCGGCTACTCCTTCTTCCACTGGGGCATCAGTGCCTGGTCGATCTACGCCCTGGCCTCGCTGGCCATGGCCTACCACTTTCACGTGCGCAAGAAGAGCGGCCTGAACCTGGCTTCCATCGTCGAGGCCGTCACCGGCTTCAAGGCCACCGGGCCGGTGGGGCGCCTGGTGGACCTGATCTTCCTGCTGACCATGATGGGCGCGCTCACCGTGTCCCTGGCGCTCACCGCCTCGACCCTGACCCGTGGCCTGTCCGGGCTGGTGGGCACGCCGGATACCTTCACCGTGCAGGTGTTGGTGATCGGTGTGATCGCCGTGCTGTTCTCCCTGAGCTCCTACATCGGCATCGATGGTGGCCTGCAGAAACTGAGCAAGATCGTCTGCTACGGCGCGCTGGTGTTCGCCGCGGTGGTGCTGCTGGTCGGCCCGACCCAGTTCACCATCAACAACACCGCCAACGGCATCGGCCTGATGATCCAGAACTACGTGCACATGAGCCTGTTCACCGACCCGGCCGGCGATGGCGCCTTCACCCGTAACTGGACGGTGTTCTACTGGCTCTGGTGGGTGTCCTACGCACCGGGCGTGGCCATGTTCGTGACCCGCGTATCGCGTGGCCGGCAGATGCGCGAAGTGGTCTTCGCCCTGCTGCTGGGCGGCAGCTTCGGTTGCTGGTTCTTCTTCGGTGCGCTGGAAAGTTACAGCATGCACCAGTTCATCACCGGTGCCGTAGACGTGCCGAAGATTCTCACCGAGCAGGGTGGTGAAAGCGCCGTAGAGGCGCTGCTGCTGGCGCTGCCGTGGGGCAAGCTGTTCCTCGCCGTGTACCTGTTCATCATGGCCGTGTTCTGCGCCTCGCACATGGATGCGGCAGCCTACGCCGTGGCCGCCACCAGCACTCGCAACCTGCAGGAAGGCGATGATCCGACGCCGACCCACCGCCTGTTCTGGGCCATCACCCTGACCCTGGTGCCGCTGGCCATGCTGTTCGCCAAGGCCTCGCTGTCGACGATGAAGACCGCCGTTGTGCTCACCGCGATTCCGTTCACCCTGATCCTGCTGGTCAAGGTCTATGGCTTCTTCAAGTGGATGCTGGCGGACTATGGCTCGATGCCGGCCTACCGCATCGAAGAGGAAGCCGCAGCGATGGCGCTGGCAGGCGAGGCCGTAGTTGAGCCCCCGATCGTCGCCAAACCCCTACGGGAAGTGGCCCTGGCCCAGTGA
- a CDS encoding GlpM family protein has product MLKAALGAGVVLILAALSKTRNYYIAGLVPLFPTFALIAHYIVGKSRSLDDLKTTILFGMWSIIPYFVYLAALYLMVDRMRLELSLAMAALAWLVAASLLVFVWVRLH; this is encoded by the coding sequence ATCCTCAAGGCAGCCCTCGGCGCCGGCGTTGTGCTGATCCTCGCCGCGCTGTCGAAGACGCGCAATTACTACATCGCCGGGCTGGTGCCGCTGTTCCCCACCTTCGCCCTGATCGCCCACTACATCGTCGGCAAGAGCCGTTCGCTGGACGACCTGAAGACCACCATCCTGTTCGGCATGTGGTCGATCATTCCCTACTTCGTCTATCTGGCCGCGCTCTACCTGATGGTGGATCGCATGCGCCTGGAACTGTCGCTGGCGATGGCCGCACTGGCCTGGCTGGTAGCGGCTTCGCTACTGGTGTTCGTCTGGGTGCGCCTGCACTGA
- a CDS encoding alpha/beta fold hydrolase, with translation MRAFLLAVALFCGLPSLSIAADRCDARVPTELVDLGDVRLAYQSIGRPQDPTLLLVMGLGGQLIHWPDEVVEALCQQGFRVIRYDNRDVGLSSWRVPTPSGNLTYEVIRYRLGLPVSAPYSLTDMAGDALHLLDALHVERAHVLGASMGGMIAQHVADLAPDRVISLTLVMTSSGAEGLPAPSESLLRLLARREAASREQAIEQQADLLAALGSPQVHDDRQQLLQQAARSYDRAFNPEGVQRQMLAILAEPSRVELLNRLNVPTLVVHGTADPLLPVMHGVHVAAHIRGSVLKLIPGMAHRFQEDFKEPLLGAVLPYLREHQGGGHVAQL, from the coding sequence ATGCGTGCTTTTCTACTGGCAGTCGCTCTTTTCTGCGGCTTGCCCTCCCTTTCTATTGCCGCCGATCGTTGCGATGCGCGGGTGCCGACCGAGCTGGTCGACCTGGGCGACGTGCGCCTGGCCTACCAGAGCATCGGGCGTCCGCAGGACCCGACGCTGCTGCTGGTCATGGGCCTGGGTGGCCAGCTGATCCATTGGCCGGATGAAGTGGTCGAGGCGCTCTGCCAGCAGGGCTTCCGGGTGATCCGTTACGACAACCGCGATGTTGGCCTGTCTTCCTGGCGTGTTCCTACGCCCAGCGGCAACCTGACCTACGAAGTAATCCGCTATCGCCTTGGCCTGCCCGTGAGTGCGCCCTACAGCCTGACCGACATGGCGGGCGACGCACTGCACCTGCTGGACGCCCTGCACGTCGAACGCGCCCATGTGCTGGGCGCGAGCATGGGCGGGATGATCGCGCAGCATGTCGCCGACCTCGCGCCGGATCGCGTGATCAGCCTGACCCTGGTGATGACCAGCTCCGGCGCCGAAGGCCTGCCGGCGCCCAGCGAGTCGCTGCTGCGCCTGCTCGCCCGGCGCGAGGCCGCCAGCCGCGAACAGGCCATCGAACAGCAGGCTGACCTGCTGGCCGCCCTTGGCAGCCCGCAGGTTCACGACGACCGCCAGCAATTGCTGCAGCAGGCGGCGCGCTCCTACGACCGCGCCTTCAACCCCGAAGGCGTGCAGCGACAGATGCTGGCAATCCTCGCCGAGCCCAGCCGCGTGGAGCTGCTCAACCGACTCAACGTGCCGACCCTCGTGGTCCACGGTACGGCCGATCCGCTGCTGCCGGTGATGCACGGTGTGCATGTGGCCGCGCACATTCGCGGCTCGGTGCTGAAGTTGATTCCGGGGATGGCGCACCGTTTCCAGGAAGACTTCAAGGAGCCGCTGCTCGGCGCGGTGCTGCCTTACCTGCGCGAGCACCAGGGCGGCGGGCACGTCGCGCAGCTCTGA
- a CDS encoding tartrate dehydrogenase — protein sequence MSKPFRIAAIPGDGIGQEVLPEGLRVVQAAARKYGLALEFEHFEWASCDYYLEHGRMMPDDWFEQLKDFDALFFGAVGWPDKVPDHISLWGSLLKFRRDFDQYVNIRPVRLFPGVPCPLAGKKPGDIDFVVIRENTEGEYSSLGGRMFEGTENEFVLQESVFTRRGVDRILKYAFDLAQTRERKRLTSATKSNGMAVSMPYWDERTAAMAAGYPDITWDKQHIDILCARFVLQPERFDVVVASNLFGDILSDLGPACAGTIGIAPSANLNPERRFPSLFEPVHGSAPDIFGQNIANPIAMIWSGALMLDFVGQGDARYRAAHDDILQAIERVIADGTVTRDMGGQLSTQAVGQAIAEIVAG from the coding sequence ATGAGCAAGCCATTCAGAATCGCCGCGATCCCCGGAGACGGCATCGGCCAGGAAGTCCTTCCCGAGGGCCTGCGAGTCGTCCAGGCGGCCGCGCGGAAATACGGCCTGGCGCTGGAATTCGAACACTTCGAGTGGGCCAGCTGCGACTACTACCTGGAGCACGGCAGGATGATGCCGGACGACTGGTTCGAACAGCTGAAGGATTTCGACGCGCTGTTCTTCGGCGCCGTCGGCTGGCCGGACAAGGTGCCGGACCACATTTCCCTGTGGGGCTCGCTGCTGAAATTCCGCCGCGACTTCGACCAGTACGTGAACATCCGCCCGGTGCGCCTGTTCCCCGGCGTGCCTTGCCCGCTGGCCGGGAAGAAGCCCGGCGACATCGACTTCGTGGTGATCCGCGAGAACACCGAGGGTGAGTATTCGTCCCTGGGCGGGCGCATGTTCGAAGGCACCGAGAACGAGTTCGTGCTGCAGGAATCGGTGTTCACCCGTCGCGGCGTCGACCGCATCCTGAAATACGCCTTCGACCTGGCGCAGACCCGCGAACGCAAGCGCCTGACCTCGGCCACCAAGTCCAACGGCATGGCGGTGAGCATGCCCTACTGGGACGAGCGCACCGCGGCGATGGCCGCCGGCTATCCGGACATCACCTGGGACAAGCAGCACATCGATATCCTCTGCGCCCGTTTTGTCCTGCAGCCCGAGCGCTTCGACGTGGTAGTGGCCTCCAACCTGTTCGGCGACATCCTCTCCGACCTCGGCCCGGCCTGTGCCGGCACCATCGGCATCGCACCCTCGGCCAACCTCAACCCCGAGCGCAGATTTCCCTCGCTGTTCGAGCCCGTACACGGTTCGGCGCCGGACATCTTCGGCCAGAACATCGCCAACCCCATCGCCATGATCTGGTCCGGTGCGCTGATGCTGGACTTCGTCGGCCAGGGCGATGCGCGCTACCGCGCGGCCCACGACGACATCCTCCAAGCCATCGAGCGCGTGATCGCCGACGGCACAGTGACACGGGATATGGGCGGGCAACTTTCGACCCAGGCTGTCGGGCAGGCAATTGCCGAGATCGTGGCGGGATAG
- a CDS encoding PDR/VanB family oxidoreductase: MANTYEMFSVRVTAVEQATPQIKRFTLARADGQPMPAFSGGSHVIVKMADGLSNAYSLMSDPRDLSHYQIGVRLEEQSKGGSAFMHQQVEVGTQLTISTPNNLFALDSKAGRHVLIAGGIGITPFLSQLHELEGGTVPYELHYAFRSPEHGAFQGELADGPHAGNVRFYVDSENRRLDLAALFASLAANDHVYVCGPKPLIDAVIDGAKKAGIAEARVHFEQFAAAPASGGAFTLVLGRSGRELRVEEGMTIIQAIENVKAAQVDCLCREGVCGTCETRILEGEVEHFDQYLSDEEKASQQTLMLCVSRARGERLVIDL, from the coding sequence ATGGCCAATACCTACGAGATGTTCAGCGTGCGCGTGACTGCCGTGGAGCAGGCAACCCCGCAGATCAAGCGCTTCACCCTGGCGCGAGCCGACGGCCAGCCAATGCCGGCCTTCAGCGGCGGCAGCCACGTGATCGTGAAAATGGCCGACGGCCTGAGCAACGCCTATTCGCTGATGAGCGATCCGCGCGACCTCAGTCACTACCAGATCGGCGTTCGACTGGAAGAGCAGTCCAAGGGCGGATCGGCCTTCATGCACCAGCAGGTCGAAGTCGGTACCCAGTTGACGATCTCTACCCCGAACAACCTTTTCGCCCTCGATTCCAAGGCCGGGCGCCACGTGTTGATCGCCGGTGGCATCGGCATCACGCCATTCCTTTCCCAGTTGCATGAGCTGGAAGGCGGCACTGTCCCGTACGAGTTGCATTACGCCTTCCGCAGCCCGGAGCACGGCGCCTTCCAGGGCGAGTTGGCAGACGGTCCGCATGCCGGGAATGTGCGTTTCTATGTGGACAGCGAGAATCGCCGTCTCGACCTGGCCGCTTTGTTCGCCTCCCTGGCGGCGAACGACCACGTCTATGTCTGCGGGCCCAAGCCGCTGATCGATGCAGTCATCGACGGCGCGAAGAAAGCCGGAATCGCAGAGGCGCGCGTGCACTTCGAACAGTTTGCGGCCGCTCCCGCCAGCGGCGGCGCCTTCACCCTGGTACTGGGCCGCTCCGGCCGCGAACTGCGGGTGGAGGAGGGCATGACCATCATCCAGGCCATCGAGAACGTGAAGGCCGCCCAGGTGGACTGCCTGTGCCGCGAGGGTGTCTGTGGAACCTGCGAGACGCGCATCCTCGAAGGCGAGGTGGAGCATTTCGACCAGTACCTGTCCGACGAGGAGAAAGCCTCGCAACAGACCCTGATGCTCTGCGTCTCCCGCGCTCGCGGGGAGCGGCTGGTGATCGATCTGTAA
- a CDS encoding autotransporter outer membrane beta-barrel domain-containing protein translates to MSTRHRLAIVIASIMADQACAESLSVIGNPLQLADTYTNPIDLVGEAHTTEPLLTAWISATGTFQGGLNNYATVTVSGPTAGTISGNGAFYLQSRNSAPTSIQGDFVQAGSLQASNIADATVYVGQANISGKFSNQGTISQSNTLGALSPTLDNYNLLIDESTLGGGFENSGVIHSQGDDFQNLVIENSKLYSFSNSGTISADGARSVAMLFGQGNNFLNTSNNVLYNSGTISAKGQGSIALKVESELGVENAGLIQADGTAVDLSQTSAHYTQEDGLTAGGQIALLGNFSPDSTASGGTLASFDGGAVQGDIRNMWVTEVYGNVSMDSALIQTRYLELGGGRLTLLRPHTVLEGNLELIGSEMELTLSRATEQNRPILKVTGEAEVDPGSRILLTPKPNDFSTQGDQRYQLISANRWYQLDQQTVQVPITASELSVASTSALLTVNSHEFEGNTLVANLRAITGEDAGKVVAEEGASVDAQTAIGELSGQIDKLLPTDPIFEQIANSDARQIAKFAESLYPEVNGGANAAAISQQRQMENAVRQRGMALRQLRDNLDKGGVWVQGLDGHGSQGRRQDITGFDMNASGIAAGADAVLAPGLIAGLAYGYMDGNVKSHNGNKTDIDGNALTLYGSYQQGGYFVDANLSYGWSENHSKRYIADTRAKGNYHGKLAGMSLLAGYDFALAHGLVLEPRVGARYSNVRLDNYDESGSSAALQVNSQRYERGELGAGLRVAGALPAGKGQLVPEASLMAWHDLIGDRTSTTSSFLIGGGDFETTGVRQSRDSYEAALGLDYRLGAVSLGGGYRYEGSNNFNGHNLEARLRYDF, encoded by the coding sequence ATGTCGACCCGACACCGTCTCGCTATCGTTATTGCTTCAATCATGGCCGACCAGGCTTGCGCCGAGAGCCTTTCCGTCATCGGCAATCCGTTGCAGTTGGCAGATACCTATACCAACCCGATCGACCTGGTTGGCGAGGCTCACACCACCGAGCCGCTGCTCACCGCCTGGATATCTGCCACCGGCACCTTTCAGGGCGGTCTGAACAATTACGCCACGGTGACAGTGAGCGGCCCGACCGCCGGGACCATCAGTGGCAATGGCGCGTTCTACCTCCAGTCACGAAACAGCGCACCAACCAGCATCCAGGGCGACTTCGTTCAGGCGGGATCGCTGCAAGCCAGCAACATCGCCGATGCCACCGTCTATGTGGGGCAAGCCAACATCAGCGGCAAGTTCAGCAACCAGGGTACGATCAGCCAGAGCAACACGCTGGGCGCCCTCTCCCCCACCCTCGACAACTACAACCTGCTGATCGATGAGTCGACCCTGGGGGGCGGCTTCGAAAACAGCGGAGTCATCCACTCCCAAGGGGATGATTTCCAGAACCTGGTCATTGAGAACAGCAAGCTCTACTCCTTCAGCAACAGCGGCACCATCAGCGCCGATGGCGCGCGCAGCGTCGCAATGCTGTTTGGCCAAGGCAACAATTTCCTCAACACGTCAAACAATGTCCTCTACAACAGCGGCACCATCAGCGCCAAGGGCCAAGGCTCGATTGCCCTGAAAGTGGAATCAGAATTGGGGGTCGAGAACGCCGGCCTGATTCAGGCGGACGGTACTGCTGTCGATCTATCCCAGACCAGCGCCCACTACACACAGGAGGACGGTCTGACCGCGGGAGGACAGATCGCCCTGTTAGGTAACTTCTCGCCGGACTCAACAGCCAGCGGAGGCACTCTTGCCAGCTTCGATGGCGGTGCAGTGCAAGGCGATATCCGTAACATGTGGGTCACCGAGGTGTATGGCAACGTGTCCATGGACTCCGCGCTGATCCAGACTCGCTACCTCGAACTCGGCGGCGGCCGCCTGACGCTGCTACGGCCCCACACCGTGCTGGAAGGCAACCTGGAGCTGATCGGCAGCGAAATGGAGCTGACGCTGAGCCGCGCCACCGAGCAGAACCGGCCGATTCTGAAGGTTACCGGCGAGGCGGAGGTGGATCCGGGCAGCAGAATTCTGCTCACACCCAAACCCAACGACTTCAGCACCCAGGGCGACCAGCGATATCAATTGATCAGCGCCAACCGCTGGTACCAGTTGGACCAACAAACGGTACAGGTTCCCATCACCGCCAGTGAGCTGTCAGTCGCCAGTACTTCCGCGCTACTTACAGTCAATAGCCATGAGTTCGAAGGCAACACCCTGGTCGCCAACCTGCGAGCCATCACCGGCGAAGATGCCGGCAAAGTAGTCGCCGAGGAGGGCGCCAGCGTGGATGCGCAGACCGCCATTGGCGAGCTCTCTGGTCAGATAGACAAACTTCTGCCCACCGACCCAATCTTCGAGCAGATTGCAAATTCGGACGCCCGGCAGATCGCCAAGTTCGCCGAGTCACTCTATCCCGAGGTGAATGGAGGGGCCAATGCAGCGGCCATCTCCCAGCAGCGGCAAATGGAAAACGCCGTCCGCCAGCGCGGTATGGCATTGCGTCAACTCCGCGACAACCTTGATAAGGGTGGAGTCTGGGTTCAGGGGCTTGACGGCCACGGCAGCCAGGGCAGGCGCCAGGACATCACTGGCTTCGATATGAACGCGAGCGGCATTGCCGCAGGGGCGGACGCCGTCCTGGCCCCCGGCCTGATTGCCGGACTGGCATATGGCTACATGGACGGGAACGTCAAGAGCCACAACGGCAACAAGACCGACATCGACGGCAACGCACTAACGCTCTATGGCAGCTACCAGCAGGGAGGATACTTCGTCGACGCCAACCTCTCCTATGGCTGGAGCGAAAACCACAGCAAGCGTTACATCGCAGATACCCGCGCCAAGGGTAATTATCACGGCAAACTGGCCGGAATGAGCCTTCTGGCCGGGTATGATTTTGCCTTGGCTCACGGGCTGGTTCTTGAGCCGCGAGTGGGAGCGCGCTACAGCAATGTCCGGCTGGACAACTACGACGAGAGTGGCTCCAGCGCGGCGCTTCAAGTCAATAGCCAACGTTACGAGCGCGGCGAACTCGGCGCCGGGTTGCGAGTAGCTGGCGCGCTGCCTGCCGGGAAGGGCCAACTGGTACCGGAGGCGTCGCTCATGGCCTGGCACGATCTGATTGGTGACCGCACGTCCACCACTAGTAGCTTTCTGATCGGCGGAGGCGACTTCGAAACCACAGGTGTACGCCAGTCTCGCGATAGTTATGAAGCTGCCCTGGGGCTCGACTATCGCTTGGGCGCGGTGAGTCTGGGAGGCGGCTATCGCTACGAAGGCAGCAACAACTTCAACGGCCATAACCTAGAGGCGCGCCTGCGATATGACTTCTGA